The following proteins are encoded in a genomic region of Ptychodera flava strain L36383 chromosome 23 unlocalized genomic scaffold, AS_Pfla_20210202 Scaffold_24__1_contigs__length_23054250_pilon, whole genome shotgun sequence:
- the LOC139124601 gene encoding C-type lectin lectoxin-Lio2-like — MVQRLMLNVTLFFVAGCFLGELRSFADDSRDFDNGDQVYEKTDDGEAVDAISEDPEDFKNLASLQSSQWRCIYHGISSSKRSCFFFYHDNRYTWSEAKTKCRVHGGKLATLNDAVEDAFVRDVVAEAKSLPWIGLNDKGREGIYRWDSGEKVEYYKWAPGEPNNNFGNQDCVCLWGTGNYRGRWSDRKCRLKYGYVCEK, encoded by the exons ATGGTGCAACGATTGATGTTAAACGTGACTCTTTTCTTTGTCGCGGGCTGTTTTCTCGGCGAACTCAGATCTTTCGCAGATGACAGCCGTGATTTCGACAATGGGGATCAAGTCTACGAGAAAACCGATGACGGAGAGGCAGTTGATGCAATAAGCGAAGATCCAGAGGATTTTAAGAACCTGGCTTCATTGCAGA GTTCCCAGTGGCGATGCATCTACCATGGCATTTCCTCTTCTAAGAGAAGTTGTTTCTTCTTCTACCATGACAACCGGTACACATGGAGTGAGGCCAAAACAAAATGCCGAGTTCACGGAGGGAAGCTTGCCACCCTTAATGATGCCGTAGAAGACGCATTCGTTCGAG ATGTCGTTGCTGAAGCGAAATCGCTACCGTGGATTGGTTTAAATGACAAGGGACGCGAAGGCATTTATCGATGGGACAGTGGTGAAAAG GTGGAGTACTACAAGTGGGCGCCCGGGGAGCCTAACAACAATTTTGGCAACCAGGACTGTGTATGCCTGTGGGGTACCGGTAATTATAGAGGGCGATGGAGCGACAGAAAATGCAGATTAAAGTACGGTTATGTCTGTGAAAAGTGA